The region ATCACCGCTACAGGTAAAAAATATCACTTGAATTCAAATTGCCGTGGGTTAAATAATGCCAATGGAACAACTGAAACAACACTTGCTAATGCCCAATCCATGGGTCTAGATAAATGTGGATTTGAATAAAAAAACAGCGACGCACTTTCGGCGTCGCTGTTTTTTTATTTTAATTGTGGCCAAAATGTTTTATTTGCTTCTATCAAGTCATCTAAAATAGTCTTAGCAACTGAAGCACTTGGTACTGTTTTTGATAATGTTATAGCTTGCCATAATTTTTGATAACTCTCTTCGATATAGGCTTCTACAACAAGTTTTTCAACCGCTACTTGCTGCTCCATTAACCCTTTTTGGAAAGTTGGAATGCTACCTATACTTAACGGCTCTGGTCCATCATTTCCGACCAAACATGGAATCTCAACCATTGCCTCTGAGTCAAAATTATCAATCGCACCATTATTTGGAACAATTAATAGCATTCTTTCTTTTGTATTAAAGGCAATTGCACAAGCCAAATCAATAATAAATGTAGCATGTGCCCCTGCGTGAAATGATGTCCCTTCAGCCGTTCCATTATCAATAATCTTATGAGCTATTTCAAACACTTCTTTTTCTCTTGTCTCCATAACTTCATTTGCTCTAGTAAAATCAGGATTAGAATTAGCTACTTCGTAGTCAGGATATAAGTAATATTTTAAATAAGTATTTGGTAAAGTTGTAGGATCTAGTGCATATATATCTTTTGCCTTTTTAAAAGTAGCTTTCCAACTAGGATGCTTATGCTGAAAATCTTCTGTTTCAAAAGCATAACCGTCTTTAGCAACAAAACGTTGTAACTGTGGAAGTAAATCATGCCCTGATTTATCAGTAACACTTGTCCACCAACCAAAATGGTTTAGTCCATAATAACGGACAGTCAATTCTTTCCTAGACTCCAGTCCCAAAATGTCAGCAAAAATATTTTCGATAGCGATTGGCATATCACAAATATTTATTATTTTTGAATTGGGACGTAAACGACGCGTCGCTTCAGCAACAATAGCTGCTGGATTAGAATAGTTTAACATCCAAGCATTTGGTGAATATTTTTCCATATAATCTAATATTTCAAGTACGCCAGGAATTGAGCGCATACCATACGCTATCCCACCAGGTCCACACGTTTCTTGACCTACTACACCATATTTCAGTGGGATTTTTTCATCTTTTTCTCTCATAGCATATAAACCAACACGGATATGAGCCATACAAAAGTCAATATTTGTAAAGGCTTCTTCAGGATCTGTTGTATATGAAAATTTAATATCGGAATTTTTTTCCCGTAGTAGTATCTCACACGCTGCCCCAATTGGTTCTTGTCTTTCTGCTAAATCATCATACAGTTTAATTTCCTCAATAGGGAAACGATCAATATTGTCTGCTAACATTGCAACAATTCCTGGCGTATAAGTACTTCCTCCACCTGCAATTAAAATTTTTTGTTTTTTCATTATATAAACCCTCCACTTAATTATTCACTAATATTTAATTCTTCATCTACTAATGTTCTAATACTATTAATTTTCATACCATATACTACCTGAACATGATTAGGTTTTAGAACAACACCTGCTGCTCCCGTTTTCATTAATTTTCCCTCATCAATCACACTGTCATCGACTACATCTACTCTCAGTCGCGTAAAGCAATTTTCTACTGATAATATATTTTGAGGACCTCCTAAAGCATAAATAATTTCTTGTCCTAAATTAATGGGAGCCGAATCACCTTCATTTTTTATATCTGGTGTATCTACTTCCAGATAAGCTTTATCTCCGTCAACTAACTCTGGTACATCGTTTTCTCGACCCGGAGTTTTCATATTAAATTTAGTGATTAGAAATTTAAAAGCGCCATACATGACAAGAATTTCAAGTAATCCTAACCCAACAAAAATTATCCATTTAGTTCGATCGGCTCCAGCTGGTATATTGTATACGATAAAATCAATAATCCCATTAGTTGCACTAATCCTAACTCCTGCTAGGTAAGCAAGCATTTGGAAAAAACCATCGATCACTGAATAAACTAACCATAAAATTGGGGCTGTAAAAATAAACATAAATTCTAATGGTTCTGTGATACCGACTAAAAATGAAGTGATGGCAGATGGTAATATAGTTGTTTTTACTTTTGCTTTATTTTTAGGATAAGCTGTCCTATAAAAAGCTAAAGCGACCCCTAAAATCCCAAATATTTTGACCATACCATATACCAAAAACCTAGCTGACGGATCTAACGTTAAAATAGATGGATCTGCTATCTCTGCTAAAAAGATAGGTTTAGCACCAACATACATATCCCCATTGATTACCATCTGTCCTCCAACTGAAGAGAATACAAATGGTGACCAGATAAGGTGATGCAAACCAGTCGGAACTAAGAAACGATTTAAAAAACCATATAAAAATACCCCAAAAGCACCAGCTGAGTTCATAAATCCTGTCATAGCAGTAATACCATTTTGAATAAATGGCCAAACATATGTGACACCAATTGCTAAAGCTCCGATAATTGGTAATAAGCAAATAAGTACAAATTTACTATTCCCATAAATTGAAAGCGCACCTTCAAATTCTTTATCAATATATTTATTATGAATATACGCTACTATTATTCCGAGTATAATCCCTAAAAAGACTCCCATATCTGTCACTTTGAATCCAAAAACAAAAGTTTGTCCTGTTCCATATAAATCAGCATTTGATAAACCGTCTGCTAATTTATTTGTTAATGTCAACCATGTATTATTTCCACTTAAAAACATAAAGAAAGTCATTGTAGCTACAAAAGCTGCCTCAGCTTTCTTTTTACGAGCCATCCCCATTGCAATACCAACACAAAAAAAGAAACTGAGATTATTCATTACGGCCCAAAGCAAACTGGAAACAAACTTACCTGCAATATAAACAACTGAACCTTCTGTGACAAATGCAGTATTAGTCATGACACTTGTTGCCGCAATTCCCAATCCAATGATTGGTAAAAATAATACAGGACCAATCATTGCCTTAGAAAATTGTTGTAATTTAGTTACTACTTTTTCCTTCATTGCCAACCTCCTCCTATGTAAAGCCTTACATTTCACAAGATATCATAGCTATGTGTTTATCTTTAAAACTAGTCTAGCATTACTTTACTTAAACTAATACACTTTGATAACGTTTACAAACATGTACACTTAAACGTGAACATGTTATTCTACTAAGAAAAAAACTAGGAGATAACTAATCTCCCAGTTTATTTGCCTTTTGACAAAAGATATTCTTTTAATAAAGATTCAATTAAAAATAAACTACCTGAATAAAAATAATTTTGTTGGATATTTTGATCATCTAATTGATTGATATCTTCAATAACTACCGTCATATCTGATAATTCAGAAAGTTTTCCTGTATTACTTGAACTAAATAAAATACTAGATAATTGACTTTCCTTGGCTTTTTCAGCTATTTTAATAATATTACCAGTCTCACCCGATTTTGAAATCATGATAACTAAACCTGCATCGAAAGGGTTATTTTCGTAAGTTGAGAATAAATCTGAAAAAATACTTTTAAATCCCAAAACTTGTAATTTCATACTAAAATACTCAGCAATAGGTTTAGAAAAACCACTGCCACATACGTAAATAACTTTATCCCGATTTAACTGTAACAAGTTAATTATTTTATCTACTGTAGCTTGTGTTACTTTTTTAAATAAATCTTCTAATAAAATAAGACTTAGGTTAGTTTTATCTTCTTTAATATCTCTGTGATAAGAAAAATATAAGCGATAAATCATATCATTGTAACCAGTAAAATTCATTTTCTTAGCCAATTTAATAACAGTAGCTGGAGACGAATAATTTTTTTGTGCCACCTCTCGAACACTCAAACTTAGTGCTGTTTCAATGTTATTCAACAGGTAAGACAAAATCTTATGTTCTGTATCGCTTAACTTATGTTTATTAACTAACTTATAGATATCATGGGTCATTTATTCTGTCACCTTCTAATTTAGTTTAGTTTGAATTATATCATACATCTTGATGACTCATTCTGTCACATCCTTACTACACATAAAAATAATTATGAAGTTAATTACATCATAAAAATAAATCATACATCGTTAACTCTTACTAAAAGTCCCAAAATTATCTTAACTAACAGAGCTCCAAATTAATCACTAACACTTTTGAATAAAAAACAGCGACGCACTTTCGGCGTCGCTGTTTTTTATTTGAATTGGGAATGATATAAACTAGCATAACGTCCATTTTGAGATAATAGTTCTGTATGTGTCCCTTGTTCGATAATTTTACCGTGATCCATGACTAAAATAGTATCCGCATTGTGGATAGTCGATAACCTATGAGCAATCACTAAAGAGGTTTTTCGTTCTAATAGATTGTCTAAAGACATTTGAATATGGCGTTCTGATTCATTGTCTAGTGAGGCGGTTGCTTCATCTAAAATTAAAAGCGGTGCATCTTTCAAGAGAACTCTAGCAATCGCGATTCGTTGTTTTTGTCCACCAGAAAGTTTGATTCCTCGTTCACCAACTTGGGTCTCAACTCCTCGAGGTAATTCTTCAATAAACTCGGTCAATTTAGCTGCTTCAATCGTTTGAATAAGCTGTTCCTCTGTGGCATTAAGAGAACCATACAAAATATTTTCTCTAATACTGCCATCAATTAGTTCAACATCTTGAGAAACAATTCCTATATTATGGCGTAAGGAACTCATCGTATAATTTTTAATATCCTTGCCATCAATCAATACTTGCCCAGATGTTGGGTCATACAATCTTGTCAGTAAACGGGTCACAGTTGTTTTACCTGAACCGGAAGAGCCGACCAAAGCAGTCACTTCCCCTTCAGGTAATTTAAACGACACATCATCTAAAATAACTTGATCCTCTTGATAACCAAAGCTAACACCAGAGAATTCAGCCCCCTCCTTTAAACTTTCTAAAACAAGGCCTTGTTGGGGTTCTATAATAGTTGGTTCAACCTCATACAGCTCCATGATACGTTCATATGACACAACTGATTGCTGAAAACGACTGACCATTTGAGTAAAGGAACGAATTGGATTTTGCAATAATTTTAAGTAAGCAAGATAAGCAATGATATTTCCTACTGTCAATTCTCCTTGAAAAACTTGCAGCGTTCCATAACCTAAAACAATTGCCACCCCTAGATAGTTAACAAAATCAATGGATGGGGCAAACATAGTTTGATAGCCCATGGCCGTCAAATAGTTCTCTTTATTTTCAGTATTAACTTTTTTAAAACGCTCCGTTTCAAAATCCTCAGTAGCAAAGTTTTTAATAAGTAAAATTGACGTCAAACTCGCTTGTAATTGATTATTAATCTTGGAAGTCGATTGACGAACCTTCCGAAATGCTTGGCGTAAATGGCGACTAAAATAAAAGTTTAATAAATATAACATCGGAAATGTCAGCGAGATCAATAAGGTCAAACGCCAATCTTTGACGAGCATAAACCCCATGACAAAGCCGAATGTTAGCATATTACTGACTAACTTTAAGGTATTCGGTGAAATTAAATCTTGAATGGTTTTAATATCACCTGAAAAACGGGTCATCAAATCGCCTGTTTTTTGTGTTTCAAAAAATTGAAAATCTTGTTTTAAGACATGACGGTATAAATCCTCACGCAACTCAACAATCGCTGTTTGACTGATTCGGCTCATAACATAGGTCGAAATATAGCTGAAAATACTTAATAAACTTGCAAATAATAGCAATAAACCGATATTAATACTTAATTGTGAGACAGATTTACTTGGGATCACCTCATCAATAATACGTTGGGTAACTTGTGGAATACTAAACTCCAGTCCTGCAATGATGAGTAACGAACTTAGACTTAATAATAACATTGGCCATTGAGTCCAAACACGCTTGAAGATAAATCTCAACATCTCGATGACTGAACCCTGTGTTTCTTCACTAGTCATTTAGTCACTCCTTTCTAAAAAAACTAACTGATATAACACTACTTTATTATGTTGTGCTTATTTACACAACTGATTACGCTTAATAAAAAATAAAAAGTATTCTGATAATAATTATCAGAATACTTTTTATTCGCTTTATTTATCGCCGGTGATACTGCCACCTTGCGTTTTAATCACTTCTTGGTACCACATGAAGCTATCTTTTTTATAGCGGTTCATCGTACCACCTTCTTCATCGCGATCAACATACACAAAACCATAACGTTTTTGATAGCCATTTAACCAGCTTAATAAATCAGTAAATGACCATGTGCAATACGCCCAAACCTCACATCCTTCATCCACAGCTTTCATCAGCTCATGAATATGAGCATCAAAATAAGCGATACGATAATCATCATGAATTTCGTCACCTTCAGTCTTCGTATCAAAGGCGCCTAGACCATTTTCAGAAATCACAATAGGTAAGTCATAGCGGCTAGTAATTTCTTTACAAGCATAACGTAAGCCAGATGGATCAATTGTCCAATCCCAATCAGTTGTTGCTAAATGTGGATTAGCTGGATTTTTAAATAGACCTGGTATTCCTGTAACTTGATTTGTCCCTTTTTTACCAGTTGTATTCATCTCTGCAAATGGCGTCACACCGTCCAATGGATTGTACTCACAGACACTTGTCTGATAATAATTGACACCCATAAAATCAATCTGGTTGGCTGCTTCTTTAAATACCTGACGATCTTCAGCCGTCACAATTGGGGCTAAGCCCTTCTTCTCTAAGTAGGTAAAGGCATTTTTTGGATAACGGCCATAAGCATACACATCCATCCACCAGAAATTTCTTAAATTGTCAAAATCAACTTTCGACATAGCATTCTGTGGCTCACAGTCTAGCGAATAACTAGGACTATAAGCAAAGCTTGCGCCAATCTTACCTGTAGGCATCAACTCTTTAAACACTAAGACGGTTTTAGCATGAGCTAAAAAGACATGATGGTTGACTTGATAATACATTTTTTCATCATTAAATTTACCTGGTGGGTGCATGGCGGTCATCCAACCCAGTGTTGTAAAAATATTTTGTTCATTCATCGTGATCCAATATTTAACTTTACCTTGAAATCTTTCGAATAAATACGTAGCATAATTAACAAAATCATCCACCACTTTTGGACTTTCCCATCCCCCATATTCAGTCACTAAGGCTTGAGGTAGATCCCAATGATACAAAGTTACCATTGGTTCAATATTATGTTTCAAACATTCATCAATCAGGTTTTCATAAAAGACGACACCGGCCTCATTGACTTCACCTTTACCTTCTGGAAAAATACGTGACCAAGCAATTGAAAAGCGATAAGTTTTTAAGCCCATCTCCGCCATCAATGCCACATCTTCTTTGTAGCGATGATAGTGGTCCACTGCAATTTCACCTGTTGTTTCTTTAAATGTCTTACCTGGAATTTTAACAAAGTCATCCCAATTAGATAACCCTTTACCATCTTCCTGATAAGCACCTTCTATTTGATAAGCTGCCGAAGCACTTCCCCATAAAAAATCACTTGGCATTTTTAAGTTTGTCATTATCTTTTATCCTCCATCTCTTATCTTATTATATTAAACAATAGTTAGTACTTCTTCTAATTCTGTCACTATTTTTTTAGGATGACTGACAACGTCCAGATATTCCTGACTATTTGTCACAATAATCGGCGTAATAAGGTCATACCCAGCTTGACTAATTTTTTCAATATCAAAGCTTAATAGTTTCGTCCCTTTCACAACACGATCACCAGCCTTAGCATGGGCTGTAAAATACTCACCACCTAGATTAACCGTATCAATCCCTACATGAATCAATAATTCGACACCTGTTTCTGAGGTAAATCCAATTGCATGACCTGTTTCAAAAAAAACATCAATTATCCCGTCACATGGTGCTATAACTTCCCCTAAACTTGGTTTGATGGCAAAACCTTTCCCTAGTAACCCATCGGCAAATGTTTTGTCTGGAACTGTTGCTAAACTTACTAACTCACCGGCTAAAGGACTGCCCATTTTAAGTCCTGTATTTAATGGTTTTGTTACAATTGGTTCCACCACTTCGGCTTCTGGATTAGGAATGTCTTCAAAGCCAATCATATAAGAGGCAATAAATGATACACTAATTGTAACAGCTGCTGTTATTAAAATATACATTAATGATGATGGACGACCTTCTTCAATGTATTGAGGAATAGTTACTAAAGCTGGTGTTGCGACACCAAATGACTTTAATTGGAAGAAACCGCCCACTAAACCACCAGCAGTTGCGCCAATACAAGCACCTAGCATTGGTTTTTTTAACCGGACCGTAATCCCATATAAAGCGGGCTCGGTAATACCTGCTACTAAAGCTGAAAAGGCTGATGATCCTGCAGTCTGTTTTAAATCAGTATTTTTTGTTTTAAATGAAACCGCCAAAGCCGATGCTCCTTGTGCCATATTAGAACAAAATTCGGCAATACAGATAAAAGCTTCATAACCAGTTGTAGCAATCATACTTAATTTTATCGGAGTGAAGGCATGATGCATCCCCGCCATCACAATAAATGGGTAGATACCTGCAACTAATCCAATCGCTACAAATCCTAGGTAGTCATGAATGGTATAAATAATAGTCGATAGGCCATCACTTAAGATTGAACCTAATGGTCCTACGATAACCATTACAATTGGAGCTGTAATCAATAAGACTAACATTGGTGACAAGAAATTTTTAGTAATAGCTGGAGTAATCCGATCCACAAAAGGTTCCACATAAGATAGTACCCAAACAGCTAAAATAATTGGAATAACTGAATAGGCATAGACCGCATAGGATACTGGAATAAGACCAAAAAATTTCAACGTTTCATTTGCTTCATGCGCTTTATTAATCATTTCAATAAAGTTAGGATGTAGTAAAATCAATCCTAAACTAGCTGCGTAATAA is a window of Vagococcus intermedius DNA encoding:
- a CDS encoding beta-glucoside-specific PTS transporter subunit IIABC translates to MDYEVLAKQILEKVGGEKNVIGLVHCMTRLRFTLKDDSLADKVEVEAIRGVMGVMEKGEQFQIIIGNNVGAVYKELCKLGNFDGTPDPDFKKDKKKQNIFATVLDVISGCMAPVIPAIIGSAMIKVLLTVLPMMGLLNNKSQTFELLNVISDGAFFFMPVLIAISAAKKFKTNPYYAASLGLILLHPNFIEMINKAHEANETLKFFGLIPVSYAVYAYSVIPIILAVWVLSYVEPFVDRITPAITKNFLSPMLVLLITAPIVMVIVGPLGSILSDGLSTIIYTIHDYLGFVAIGLVAGIYPFIVMAGMHHAFTPIKLSMIATTGYEAFICIAEFCSNMAQGASALAVSFKTKNTDLKQTAGSSAFSALVAGITEPALYGITVRLKKPMLGACIGATAGGLVGGFFQLKSFGVATPALVTIPQYIEEGRPSSLMYILITAAVTISVSFIASYMIGFEDIPNPEAEVVEPIVTKPLNTGLKMGSPLAGELVSLATVPDKTFADGLLGKGFAIKPSLGEVIAPCDGIIDVFFETGHAIGFTSETGVELLIHVGIDTVNLGGEYFTAHAKAGDRVVKGTKLLSFDIEKISQAGYDLITPIIVTNSQEYLDVVSHPKKIVTELEEVLTIV
- a CDS encoding 6-phospho-alpha-glucosidase; translated protein: MKKQKILIAGGGSTYTPGIVAMLADNIDRFPIEEIKLYDDLAERQEPIGAACEILLREKNSDIKFSYTTDPEEAFTNIDFCMAHIRVGLYAMREKDEKIPLKYGVVGQETCGPGGIAYGMRSIPGVLEILDYMEKYSPNAWMLNYSNPAAIVAEATRRLRPNSKIINICDMPIAIENIFADILGLESRKELTVRYYGLNHFGWWTSVTDKSGHDLLPQLQRFVAKDGYAFETEDFQHKHPSWKATFKKAKDIYALDPTTLPNTYLKYYLYPDYEVANSNPDFTRANEVMETREKEVFEIAHKIIDNGTAEGTSFHAGAHATFIIDLACAIAFNTKERMLLIVPNNGAIDNFDSEAMVEIPCLVGNDGPEPLSIGSIPTFQKGLMEQQVAVEKLVVEAYIEESYQKLWQAITLSKTVPSASVAKTILDDLIEANKTFWPQLK
- a CDS encoding PTS transporter subunit EIIC; this encodes MKEKVVTKLQQFSKAMIGPVLFLPIIGLGIAATSVMTNTAFVTEGSVVYIAGKFVSSLLWAVMNNLSFFFCVGIAMGMARKKKAEAAFVATMTFFMFLSGNNTWLTLTNKLADGLSNADLYGTGQTFVFGFKVTDMGVFLGIILGIIVAYIHNKYIDKEFEGALSIYGNSKFVLICLLPIIGALAIGVTYVWPFIQNGITAMTGFMNSAGAFGVFLYGFLNRFLVPTGLHHLIWSPFVFSSVGGQMVINGDMYVGAKPIFLAEIADPSILTLDPSARFLVYGMVKIFGILGVALAFYRTAYPKNKAKVKTTILPSAITSFLVGITEPLEFMFIFTAPILWLVYSVIDGFFQMLAYLAGVRISATNGIIDFIVYNIPAGADRTKWIIFVGLGLLEILVMYGAFKFLITKFNMKTPGRENDVPELVDGDKAYLEVDTPDIKNEGDSAPINLGQEIIYALGGPQNILSVENCFTRLRVDVVDDSVIDEGKLMKTGAAGVVLKPNHVQVVYGMKINSIRTLVDEELNISE
- a CDS encoding glycoside hydrolase family 1 protein, encoding MTNLKMPSDFLWGSASAAYQIEGAYQEDGKGLSNWDDFVKIPGKTFKETTGEIAVDHYHRYKEDVALMAEMGLKTYRFSIAWSRIFPEGKGEVNEAGVVFYENLIDECLKHNIEPMVTLYHWDLPQALVTEYGGWESPKVVDDFVNYATYLFERFQGKVKYWITMNEQNIFTTLGWMTAMHPPGKFNDEKMYYQVNHHVFLAHAKTVLVFKELMPTGKIGASFAYSPSYSLDCEPQNAMSKVDFDNLRNFWWMDVYAYGRYPKNAFTYLEKKGLAPIVTAEDRQVFKEAANQIDFMGVNYYQTSVCEYNPLDGVTPFAEMNTTGKKGTNQVTGIPGLFKNPANPHLATTDWDWTIDPSGLRYACKEITSRYDLPIVISENGLGAFDTKTEGDEIHDDYRIAYFDAHIHELMKAVDEGCEVWAYCTWSFTDLLSWLNGYQKRYGFVYVDRDEEGGTMNRYKKDSFMWYQEVIKTQGGSITGDK
- a CDS encoding MurR/RpiR family transcriptional regulator, which codes for MTHDIYKLVNKHKLSDTEHKILSYLLNNIETALSLSVREVAQKNYSSPATVIKLAKKMNFTGYNDMIYRLYFSYHRDIKEDKTNLSLILLEDLFKKVTQATVDKIINLLQLNRDKVIYVCGSGFSKPIAEYFSMKLQVLGFKSIFSDLFSTYENNPFDAGLVIMISKSGETGNIIKIAEKAKESQLSSILFSSSNTGKLSELSDMTVVIEDINQLDDQNIQQNYFYSGSLFLIESLLKEYLLSKGK
- a CDS encoding ABC transporter ATP-binding protein: MTSEETQGSVIEMLRFIFKRVWTQWPMLLLSLSSLLIIAGLEFSIPQVTQRIIDEVIPSKSVSQLSINIGLLLLFASLLSIFSYISTYVMSRISQTAIVELREDLYRHVLKQDFQFFETQKTGDLMTRFSGDIKTIQDLISPNTLKLVSNMLTFGFVMGFMLVKDWRLTLLISLTFPMLYLLNFYFSRHLRQAFRKVRQSTSKINNQLQASLTSILLIKNFATEDFETERFKKVNTENKENYLTAMGYQTMFAPSIDFVNYLGVAIVLGYGTLQVFQGELTVGNIIAYLAYLKLLQNPIRSFTQMVSRFQQSVVSYERIMELYEVEPTIIEPQQGLVLESLKEGAEFSGVSFGYQEDQVILDDVSFKLPEGEVTALVGSSGSGKTTVTRLLTRLYDPTSGQVLIDGKDIKNYTMSSLRHNIGIVSQDVELIDGSIRENILYGSLNATEEQLIQTIEAAKLTEFIEELPRGVETQVGERGIKLSGGQKQRIAIARVLLKDAPLLILDEATASLDNESERHIQMSLDNLLERKTSLVIAHRLSTIHNADTILVMDHGKIIEQGTHTELLSQNGRYASLYHSQFK